ACACGCTATAGAATAGTGAACGGCAAACAAGTTAAAAATGCAGAGTTTACCAGAGATATAAAATATTCGAAGAAATAAACATTTTTTCTGATTTATAAAGCCCAAAGGTTTCAAATCCTTTGGGCTTTTTTTTAAAATCATTCGCGAAAGCCAAGCCTTGCCCCATATAAAACAGCGTTACAATAGGAAACGCAATAATGGACTGAAAACAGCGACTGCGACTGAAAACTAATGAGGTATAGCCGCTATCAGTTTCTTTGTATACTCTTTCTGCGGATGTTCATACAAGGCATCGGCTTCGTTCATTTCCTCGATCTTTCCTTTGTTCATTACCAGCACCTGGTCGCTCATGTATTTTACCACGGCAAGGTCGTGTGATATGAAGATATAGGTAAATCCGAAGTTTTCTTTTAGCTCATTAAGCAGGTTGAGCACCTGCGCCTGTACCGAAATATCCAGTGCGGAAACCGACTCATCACAAACAATTAACTTAGGCTGTAACGCTATGGTACGCGCTATCCCTATCCGCTGCCTCTGCCCCCCGGAGAACTCGTGCGGATAGCGGTTGAAGTGCTCTTCGCCCAACCCCACGCGGTTCAGGATCTCAATAGTTTTAGCCCGGCGCTCCTTGACGTTTTTATAAAGATTATGCACCTGCATGGGTTCCATAATTGCTTTGCCAACAGTTATCCTCGGATTAAGCGATGAATACGGATCCTGGAAGATGATCTGTATCTCTTTGCGCAGCTCCCTAATCTCTCTATTGGATAATTTTAGCAGGTCTTTCCCGCGGTACAAAATTTTCCCTGAAGTGGCTTTATCCAATTGGAGTATGGCATTGCCAAGGGTCGATTTACCGCAGCCGGATTCACCGACAAGCCCAAGCGTTTCGCCTTCGTATATTTTAAAGCTTACGTCGTTGACGGCCTTGAATTTTATATCTTTCCCAAACAGGCCGGCATTGGAAACATATTCTTTTTCGACATTGATAACCTCCAGCAAGGGTGCCTGGCTATATAATTTAGAATGCCTTTCGGTGCGTTGCGTAGTTGTCACTTCCTTATTGTTAACTGTCCCGTCCAGGTAATCTTTTATAGTTGGGAGCCTTTCCAGGCGTACATCCAATGATGGGCGCGAACTGATAAGCGCTTTGGTATAGGTATGCTTTGGATTTGTAAATATGGCTTGCGCATCGCCCTGCTCCACGATCTCGCCGCGATACATCACGATCACCCTGTTGGCGATTTCCGATACCAGCGACAAGTCGTGCGAAATGAACAGTATGCTCATCTTTGTTTCCTGCTGCAGTTCCTTCAGCAACAATATGATTTCCTTTTGCACGGTTACATCCAGCGCTGTGGTGGGCTCGTCAGCAATGAGTATTTTGGGTTTGCAGGCAATGGCCATAGCGATCATCACGCGCTGTTTCTGCCCTCCGGATATTTCGTGTGGATAGCGATTATAAATCGCTTCAGGGTTAGGCAGCTTCACCTTTTCGAAGAGCGAAAGCACCTTTGCCTTTATTTCTTTTTTGGAAAGTGATGTGTGCTCCATGAGTATCTCCTCAACCTGGAAGCCGCATTTTAGCGACGGGTTTAGCGAACTCATAGGTTCCTGGAAGATCATCGCAATTTCGTTGCCACGAAGGTTCCGGAGCTCTTTTTGGCTTAAAGCCGAAATATCCCTGCCTTCAGATTCGATTTTTCCGGAAGTGATCTCCAGCACGCCTTTCGGCAAAAGCCCCATAAGCGCCAGCGAGGTAACCGACTTCCCGGAACCCGATTCGCCCACGATACCAAGTATCTCGTTTTGATTGAGGGTAAAAGACGCGCTTTTTACAATAGGCACCCACTGACCTTCTTTTTTGGCAGAAATGGTCACATTATCGAGATGGAGCAAAGGGTTGTTCATGAAGTAAAAATACTAAAAAGTTTTCATCCGCAGTTACAGTTTTAGTTGAGGCAATGCAGTGATATGCCGCTTAGGCAGCAATATTTGAGAAGGCGAATCTTTATAAAATCTTTACACCTTTCTCCGTATTTTTGAAGGTATGAAGCACCCCATGTACATGAACCCGGGAAAACCCCCGCAATACTTTATCAGTTGCGGGATTGTACTTGCAACAGCGCTGGTATGCTATGCCTTTAGCGATTATATATCCTATCATATAGCTGCCCTGCTGTTGGTACTTGCGGTTTCGGCAATAGCAATGGTGTATGAGGTGTACCCTGTGCTGCTGTCAGCTACACTCAGCGCGCTGCTGCTCAATTTTTTCTTTATGCCACCGTTGTACACCTTCCACGTTAATACGCATGAGGACCTGCTCATGCTGCTCATTTACTTTGTGATAGCCGTAGTGAATGCGGTGTTTACCCTGCGCCTGAAACGCGAGGAACGCAAGACCCGCGAAC
Above is a genomic segment from Flavobacterium album containing:
- a CDS encoding ABC transporter ATP-binding protein, coding for MNNPLLHLDNVTISAKKEGQWVPIVKSASFTLNQNEILGIVGESGSGKSVTSLALMGLLPKGVLEITSGKIESEGRDISALSQKELRNLRGNEIAMIFQEPMSSLNPSLKCGFQVEEILMEHTSLSKKEIKAKVLSLFEKVKLPNPEAIYNRYPHEISGGQKQRVMIAMAIACKPKILIADEPTTALDVTVQKEIILLLKELQQETKMSILFISHDLSLVSEIANRVIVMYRGEIVEQGDAQAIFTNPKHTYTKALISSRPSLDVRLERLPTIKDYLDGTVNNKEVTTTQRTERHSKLYSQAPLLEVINVEKEYVSNAGLFGKDIKFKAVNDVSFKIYEGETLGLVGESGCGKSTLGNAILQLDKATSGKILYRGKDLLKLSNREIRELRKEIQIIFQDPYSSLNPRITVGKAIMEPMQVHNLYKNVKERRAKTIEILNRVGLGEEHFNRYPHEFSGGQRQRIGIARTIALQPKLIVCDESVSALDISVQAQVLNLLNELKENFGFTYIFISHDLAVVKYMSDQVLVMNKGKIEEMNEADALYEHPQKEYTKKLIAAIPH